From a single Gaiellales bacterium genomic region:
- a CDS encoding AbrB/MazE/SpoVT family DNA-binding domain-containing protein, with amino-acid sequence MRRVDELGRIVIPVEIRRRFGIDVRDPLEISVRGETIVLSKPHDACVFCGRTGSLDEFHGRQVCSTCRVELSGGVVRAS; translated from the coding sequence GTGCGCAGGGTCGACGAGCTCGGCCGGATCGTCATCCCGGTCGAGATCAGGCGCCGGTTCGGCATCGACGTTCGGGATCCGCTCGAGATCAGCGTGCGGGGCGAGACGATCGTGCTCTCGAAGCCTCACGACGCGTGCGTGTTCTGCGGTCGCACGGGCAGCCTCGACGAGTTCCACGGCCGCCAGGTGTGCAGCACCTGCCGCGTCGAGCTCTCGGGCGGGGTCGTCAGGGCGTCTTAA
- the rsmI gene encoding 16S rRNA (cytidine(1402)-2'-O)-methyltransferase has product MPESSPRPGALVVCPTPIGNLSDVTLRLLDELRTADVVACEDTRRTRILLERHGISVPVLAVHEHNEAARAGELVERIRSGERVALATDAGMPAVSDPGARVVAAVAAAGLPVTVLPGPSAVTAAVAASGLGGGGFAFAGFLPRPAAKAAAAVRRLDACGLPIVAFESPQRLPATLATLAEPQPGRRAVVCRELSKLHEQVERGTLADLAQAFSSPPKGEVTLVLAAADTPADAADIPADALAELVAAVGARRAAAIASRLTGVPRNQLYRAATAKRP; this is encoded by the coding sequence GTGCCCGAATCCTCCCCCCGACCCGGCGCGCTGGTCGTGTGCCCGACGCCGATCGGGAACCTCTCCGACGTCACGCTGCGGCTGCTCGACGAGCTCCGCACCGCCGACGTGGTGGCCTGCGAGGACACCCGCCGCACGCGCATCCTGCTCGAGCGGCACGGGATCTCCGTGCCCGTCCTCGCGGTGCACGAGCACAACGAGGCGGCCCGGGCGGGCGAGCTCGTCGAGCGCATCCGCTCCGGCGAGCGCGTGGCGCTCGCGACCGACGCCGGCATGCCGGCGGTGTCCGACCCCGGCGCCCGCGTCGTCGCCGCCGTCGCGGCGGCGGGGCTGCCCGTGACCGTGCTGCCGGGGCCGTCGGCGGTGACGGCGGCCGTCGCCGCATCGGGCCTCGGCGGGGGCGGGTTCGCGTTCGCGGGGTTCCTGCCCCGCCCGGCGGCGAAGGCCGCCGCGGCCGTGCGCCGGCTCGACGCCTGCGGCCTGCCCATCGTCGCGTTCGAGTCGCCGCAGCGGTTGCCCGCGACCCTCGCGACCCTGGCCGAACCTCAGCCGGGCCGCCGCGCCGTCGTCTGCCGCGAGCTCTCGAAGCTGCACGAGCAGGTCGAGCGCGGCACCCTCGCCGACCTCGCGCAGGCGTTCTCGAGCCCGCCGAAGGGCGAGGTCACGCTCGTCCTCGCCGCCGCGGACACGCCCGCGGACGCCGCCGACATCCCGGCCGACGCGCTCGCCGAGCTTGTCGCAGCCGTCGGCGCCCGCCGCGCGGCAGCGATCGCCTCGCGGCTGACCGGGGTGCCCCGGAACCAGCTCTACCGGGCGGCCACCGCCAAAAGACCGTAA
- a CDS encoding LCP family protein encodes MADSKPTKSYRTYRGGRAGRDDPEAARFNFGGGGGAGTAAPARPRTPEGMPRPGFRGPDALPGRPVATPGGQPPRRFLRRRWKRILAIGIPVCFLLFAFWLYLGYRSFSNEIAHANKRLNKATLAALQPAGNIMTSPQISLIMGSDSRGSSALSGARSDSILLVRTDPSHHLISMLSIPRDLDVAIPGHGTNKINASFAYGGPPLLIRTVDRFTGLGVNHMVLVDFTGFEDLIDSLGGVTIYNPYKVVSSQPFDGLIWHFGKGTIHLDGRHALAYARIRHTTNPRDSDITRTERQQRVVQALMKQLVTPSSLFNLPSIGRDLAKPLATDLSAPELLAMGWIKFRASRTLECHLGGTPASIGGQDVLQPSEQNAAVVGMFLGKQAPQPAPAGQLFAPGCTVH; translated from the coding sequence GTGGCCGACTCCAAGCCGACCAAGTCCTACCGCACGTACCGGGGTGGGCGAGCCGGGCGCGACGACCCGGAGGCCGCCCGCTTCAACTTCGGCGGCGGCGGCGGCGCGGGGACGGCCGCCCCGGCGCGCCCGCGCACGCCCGAGGGGATGCCGCGGCCGGGCTTCCGCGGCCCCGACGCGCTTCCCGGCCGGCCGGTCGCGACGCCGGGCGGGCAGCCGCCGCGCCGCTTCCTGCGGCGGCGCTGGAAGCGCATTCTCGCGATCGGGATCCCGGTCTGTTTCCTGCTCTTCGCCTTCTGGCTCTACCTGGGCTACCGCAGCTTCTCGAACGAGATCGCCCACGCCAACAAGCGGCTGAACAAGGCCACGCTGGCCGCGCTCCAGCCGGCCGGGAACATCATGACGAGCCCCCAGATCAGCCTGATCATGGGCTCGGACAGCCGCGGCTCGAGCGCGCTCTCGGGCGCGCGGTCGGACTCGATCCTGCTCGTCCGCACCGACCCGTCGCACCACCTGATCTCGATGCTCTCGATCCCGCGCGACCTGGATGTTGCGATCCCCGGGCACGGGACGAACAAGATCAACGCGTCGTTCGCCTACGGCGGGCCGCCGCTGCTCATCCGGACGGTCGACAGGTTCACGGGCCTGGGCGTGAACCACATGGTGCTGGTCGACTTCACCGGGTTCGAGGATCTGATCGACTCGCTCGGCGGGGTCACGATCTACAACCCCTACAAGGTGGTCTCGTCGCAGCCGTTCGACGGCCTCATCTGGCACTTCGGGAAAGGCACGATCCACCTCGATGGCCGCCACGCGCTGGCCTACGCCCGCATCCGCCACACCACCAACCCGCGCGACAGCGACATCACCCGCACCGAGCGCCAGCAGCGGGTCGTGCAGGCGCTGATGAAGCAGCTCGTGACGCCGTCGTCGCTCTTCAACCTGCCGTCGATCGGCCGTGACCTGGCCAAGCCGCTCGCGACCGACCTCTCGGCGCCGGAGCTGCTCGCGATGGGCTGGATCAAGTTCCGCGCGTCGCGCACGCTCGAGTGCCACCTGGGCGGGACGCCCGCCTCGATCGGCGGCCAGGACGTGCTCCAGCCGAGCGAGCAGAACGCCGCCGTGGTCGGCATGTTCCTGGGCAAGCAGGCGCCCCAGCCCGCCCCGGCCGGCCAGCTGTTCGCGCCGGGCTGCACCGTGCACTAG
- a CDS encoding FmdB family zinc ribbon protein, which produces MPIYEYRCTNGHRFEVLQKIADDPITECEECGAPATRVLHPVAIHFKGSGFYSTDYGRGKKSAASERSESSSDGKSSDSKSSDSKPSESAKSEPKKAAEG; this is translated from the coding sequence ATGCCGATCTACGAGTACCGATGCACGAACGGGCACAGGTTCGAGGTGCTGCAGAAGATCGCCGACGACCCGATCACCGAGTGCGAGGAGTGCGGCGCCCCTGCGACCCGGGTGCTGCACCCGGTCGCGATCCACTTCAAGGGCTCCGGCTTCTACTCGACCGACTACGGCCGCGGCAAGAAGTCGGCCGCGAGCGAGCGCTCCGAGTCCTCGAGCGACGGCAAGTCGTCGGACTCGAAGTCGTCGGACTCCAAGCCATCCGAGTCCGCCAAGAGCGAGCCCAAGAAGGCCGCCGAGGGCTGA
- a CDS encoding glycosyltransferase family 4 protein, whose product MRIAIVTDFYYPSLGGITEHVDGQARELVNRGHQVTVITGHLLRTPPVSDDALEVPEPNFEIVRMGIAIPLFVPYWGNNAQTLHTYGPRLGQQLRALFRERGFDVVHVHAPYNPPFPAWAIDQCPDETICVATFHSVFPQTTGMDILAEWTRPWIERLDGRICVSEACIGSLAPYYPYAYDVIPNGIDADHFSPDAEPVAELMGDHQNIVFCGRFDPRNGLDTMIEAFRLLHRERGDRVRLVVIGDGPLRKLYHRQVGEELAPFVHFAGRLNRSRPNYLTSGSVFCTPCNRASFGMVLLEAMSCGRPVVASRISGFQLLMEEGRQGFLVHPGDSAELHAAALRKLLDDPDLRARMGDEGRRTALENYAWPRVAAKLEAYYADLLAGEQPVWASAKSSLAS is encoded by the coding sequence GTGCGGATCGCGATCGTGACGGACTTCTACTACCCCTCGCTCGGGGGGATCACCGAGCACGTCGACGGCCAGGCCCGCGAGCTCGTCAACCGCGGCCACCAGGTCACGGTCATCACGGGCCACCTGCTGCGCACGCCGCCGGTGTCCGACGACGCGCTCGAGGTGCCGGAGCCGAACTTCGAGATCGTGCGGATGGGGATCGCGATCCCGCTCTTCGTCCCCTACTGGGGCAACAACGCCCAGACGCTGCACACGTACGGCCCCCGGCTCGGCCAGCAGCTGCGGGCGCTCTTCCGCGAGCGCGGCTTCGACGTCGTCCACGTCCACGCCCCGTACAACCCGCCGTTCCCGGCCTGGGCGATCGACCAGTGCCCCGACGAGACGATCTGCGTCGCCACCTTCCACAGCGTCTTCCCGCAGACGACCGGCATGGACATCCTGGCCGAGTGGACGCGGCCCTGGATCGAGCGCCTCGACGGCCGCATCTGCGTCAGCGAGGCGTGCATCGGCTCGCTCGCCCCGTACTACCCGTACGCCTACGACGTGATCCCGAACGGGATCGACGCCGATCACTTCAGCCCCGACGCCGAGCCGGTCGCGGAGCTCATGGGCGACCACCAGAACATCGTCTTCTGCGGCCGCTTCGACCCCCGCAACGGGCTCGACACGATGATCGAGGCGTTCCGCCTGCTGCACCGCGAGCGCGGCGACCGGGTGCGGCTCGTCGTGATCGGCGACGGCCCGCTGCGCAAGCTCTACCACCGCCAGGTCGGCGAGGAGCTCGCACCGTTCGTGCACTTCGCCGGGCGCCTGAACCGCAGCCGCCCGAACTACCTCACGTCCGGGTCGGTGTTCTGCACCCCGTGCAACCGGGCATCGTTCGGCATGGTGCTGCTCGAAGCGATGAGCTGTGGGCGCCCGGTGGTCGCCAGCCGGATCAGCGGCTTCCAGCTCCTGATGGAGGAGGGCCGGCAAGGATTCCTGGTGCACCCCGGCGACTCCGCCGAACTTCACGCCGCGGCCCTGCGCAAGCTCCTGGACGACCCCGACCTGCGCGCGCGGATGGGGGACGAGGGCCGCCGCACCGCGCTCGAAAACTACGCGTGGCCGCGGGTGGCCGCGAAGCTCGAGGCCTACTACGCCGACCTTCTCGCCGGCGAGCAACCGGTATGGGCAAGCGCGAAGTCATCACTCGCTTCGTAA
- a CDS encoding flippase-like domain-containing protein, which translates to MGKREVITRFVILGALWVAVTAVIGQAVGGVAGDVIEGVAVLLLLFVAWSAFTPNARLFGRVIGTGTSPSPKVAITFDDGPSFEHTPAVLDTLASAGARCTFFVLGRHVRAHPEIVRRIVAEGHELASHGDDHSLLTFAGPAAIAHQFRAAEEAVTEAVGTSVAHLFRAPHGYRGPFVAPVARRLGYRIVGWTGSIFDTARPGVEVIVDRCARVLEPGAILLLHDGDGSGEGGDRSQTVEALPQILQTARERGLEPVTVSELAEELRPRRNTVPRAAAFTAVAIAIVVALSRKFDLHVVADVFTRANPLYVLAALVANLVSVAFKALTWKAAFDAMPRVEGEEPVDVGMRDVVPAIFIGFLLNTVLFARLGEVARVSVVRRRLAARGHPLPASPVVGTLVTEQLLSGATLVAVLIGVVIYVPVPRAAVNLLAVLSGVVIFIGLVAAAIEIWARLRRRRAPTEDYVERWWHLLGISFTSVVQGMRRGQAIFQRPKLLTIGLVTATSSWLAQMAGIYLTLAAYEIHKSLGVAAVVFLASNLVQLFPITPGNLGVFQGATATSLTLLYGVPANLALTFSIGLQLIEALLGVGVGFVFLSMEGLSVKELQTQVEDVEA; encoded by the coding sequence ATGGGCAAGCGCGAAGTCATCACTCGCTTCGTAATCCTCGGGGCGCTCTGGGTCGCGGTCACGGCCGTGATCGGGCAGGCCGTCGGGGGTGTCGCAGGCGACGTCATCGAGGGCGTGGCCGTCCTCCTGCTCCTGTTCGTCGCGTGGTCGGCCTTCACGCCCAACGCGCGCCTGTTCGGCCGCGTGATCGGCACCGGCACGTCGCCCTCGCCCAAGGTGGCGATCACGTTCGACGACGGGCCGAGCTTCGAGCACACGCCCGCCGTGCTCGACACGCTCGCGAGCGCCGGCGCCCGGTGCACGTTCTTCGTGCTCGGCCGCCACGTCCGCGCCCACCCCGAGATCGTCCGCCGGATCGTCGCCGAGGGGCACGAGCTCGCGAGCCACGGCGACGACCACTCGCTGCTCACGTTCGCCGGCCCGGCTGCGATCGCGCACCAGTTCCGGGCGGCCGAGGAGGCGGTCACGGAGGCCGTCGGGACGTCGGTCGCGCACCTGTTCCGCGCGCCGCACGGCTACCGGGGGCCGTTCGTCGCCCCGGTGGCGCGGCGCCTGGGCTATCGCATCGTCGGCTGGACCGGGTCGATCTTCGATACCGCCCGGCCGGGCGTCGAGGTGATCGTCGACCGCTGCGCACGCGTGCTCGAGCCGGGCGCGATCCTGCTCCTGCACGACGGCGACGGCTCCGGTGAGGGCGGCGACCGGTCCCAGACCGTCGAGGCCCTGCCCCAGATCCTGCAGACCGCCCGCGAGCGCGGCCTCGAGCCCGTCACCGTGTCGGAGCTGGCGGAGGAGCTGCGCCCGAGGCGCAACACCGTGCCGCGGGCCGCGGCGTTCACGGCCGTCGCGATCGCGATCGTGGTCGCTCTCTCGCGCAAGTTCGACCTGCACGTCGTCGCCGACGTCTTCACCCGCGCCAACCCGCTCTACGTGCTGGCGGCGCTCGTCGCGAACCTGGTCTCGGTCGCGTTCAAGGCGCTCACCTGGAAGGCCGCGTTCGACGCGATGCCGCGCGTCGAGGGCGAGGAGCCGGTCGACGTCGGCATGCGCGATGTCGTGCCCGCGATCTTCATCGGCTTCCTGCTGAACACCGTGCTCTTCGCCCGCCTGGGCGAGGTCGCCCGCGTCTCGGTCGTCCGCCGCCGGCTGGCCGCCCGCGGCCACCCGCTGCCCGCATCGCCGGTCGTCGGCACCCTCGTGACGGAGCAGCTGCTCTCCGGCGCCACGCTCGTCGCGGTGCTGATCGGCGTCGTCATCTACGTGCCGGTACCGCGGGCGGCGGTCAACCTGCTGGCCGTGCTCTCGGGCGTCGTGATCTTCATCGGGCTCGTCGCCGCCGCGATCGAGATCTGGGCGCGCCTGCGCCGGCGGCGGGCGCCCACCGAGGACTACGTCGAGCGCTGGTGGCACCTGCTCGGCATCAGCTTCACGTCGGTCGTGCAGGGGATGCGGCGCGGCCAGGCGATCTTCCAGCGCCCGAAGCTGCTCACGATCGGCCTCGTCACCGCCACCTCGAGCTGGCTGGCCCAGATGGCCGGCATCTACCTCACCCTCGCCGCCTATGAGATCCACAAGAGCCTGGGCGTCGCCGCCGTCGTCTTCCTGGCGTCGAACCTGGTGCAGCTCTTCCCCATCACCCCGGGCAACCTCGGCGTGTTCCAGGGCGCGACGGCCACGAGCCTGACGCTCCTGTACGGTGTGCCCGCCAATCTGGCCCTGACGTTCTCGATCGGCCTCCAGCTGATCGAGGCCCTGCTGGGGGTCGGCGTCGGGTTCGTGTTCCTCTCGATGGAAGGGCTGTCGGTCAAGGAGCTGCAAACCCAGGTCGAGGACGTCGAGGCGTGA
- a CDS encoding DUF4352 domain-containing protein, with product MTRLVALVAVAACLAGCSSGGGDSSASSTGPKRVSTLPTSGTVTYKDGRVYTVAPLGSVLRLDDIAVKVQSVAWKRHVDLGKVAGVTIKPPPGTKSFGLVTLAVKNMTQSPEHVGLTQIWLRNAAGSPYLAAATANVPDNLLKMAIPPGKTVTGTLVYPTPAKATGYLLVYRFDDAKAIAKANHVGLLRYAS from the coding sequence GTGACGCGGCTCGTCGCGCTCGTCGCCGTCGCGGCGTGCCTGGCCGGCTGCTCGTCGGGCGGCGGCGACTCGAGCGCCTCGTCGACCGGGCCGAAGCGCGTCTCCACCTTGCCCACGTCCGGCACGGTCACCTACAAGGACGGACGCGTCTACACGGTCGCGCCGCTCGGCAGCGTCCTGCGCCTGGACGACATCGCCGTCAAGGTGCAGAGCGTGGCCTGGAAGCGGCACGTCGACCTTGGGAAGGTCGCCGGCGTCACGATCAAGCCGCCGCCGGGCACGAAGAGCTTCGGGCTCGTCACCCTGGCGGTGAAGAACATGACCCAGAGCCCCGAGCACGTCGGATTGACCCAGATCTGGCTGCGCAACGCCGCCGGCAGCCCCTACCTGGCGGCTGCGACTGCGAACGTGCCGGACAACCTGCTGAAGATGGCGATCCCGCCCGGGAAGACGGTGACGGGCACGCTCGTCTACCCGACGCCGGCGAAGGCGACCGGCTACCTGCTCGTGTACCGCTTCGACGACGCCAAGGCGATCGCCAAGGCGAACCACGTCGGCCTGCTGCGCTACGCCTCGTAG
- the lysA gene encoding diaminopimelate decarboxylase, producing MIASVLPDSATVADGRLAVGGVALGDLAARHGTPLLVYDEATLRARARAYREGLEAYPGPSRLAFACKAQTTVAVLRVLLEEGLGMDVASEGELAFAVAAGAPSERLIVHGNNKSDADVAAALAAEAGLLAADHDAELDQIERLAAAAGRVQPVLVRVNPAIDADTHRKIATGHAASKFGLAPAEAAAALRRAAGLDHVRPMGLHVHLGSQIGSVETYLEAAAWLAAFIDREGLGELPLLDLGGGLAIAYADGDTAPDIREAVAAAAAGVAEQLRSRGLPLPELILEPGRSIAGPSGVTLYTVGAIKRTAAGVTYAAVDGGMADNPRPAMYGARYQAFAVDRAGDAAAHTYAIAGKHCESGDVLVEAAALPELRPGDVIALAATGAYTATMASTYNGLPRPAAVMVADGAERTVVARETVSDLLGRERYEA from the coding sequence ATGATCGCCTCCGTCCTGCCCGACTCCGCGACCGTCGCGGACGGCCGCCTGGCCGTCGGCGGCGTTGCGCTGGGCGATCTCGCCGCCCGCCACGGCACGCCGCTGCTCGTCTACGACGAGGCGACCCTGCGGGCCCGGGCGCGGGCGTACCGCGAGGGCCTGGAGGCGTACCCGGGGCCGTCCCGGCTCGCGTTCGCGTGCAAGGCGCAGACGACGGTCGCCGTCCTGCGGGTGCTGCTCGAGGAGGGCCTCGGCATGGACGTCGCCTCCGAGGGCGAGCTGGCCTTCGCCGTCGCCGCGGGGGCGCCCAGCGAGCGGCTGATCGTGCACGGCAACAACAAGTCCGACGCCGACGTCGCCGCCGCGCTCGCCGCAGAGGCGGGGCTCCTGGCCGCCGACCACGACGCCGAGCTCGACCAGATCGAGCGCCTGGCGGCCGCCGCCGGACGCGTCCAGCCGGTGCTCGTCCGGGTGAACCCGGCCATCGATGCGGACACCCACCGCAAGATCGCGACCGGGCACGCCGCCTCCAAGTTCGGCCTCGCCCCTGCCGAGGCGGCGGCGGCGCTGCGCCGCGCGGCCGGGCTCGACCACGTGCGCCCGATGGGCCTGCACGTCCACCTCGGGTCGCAGATCGGGTCGGTCGAGACGTACCTCGAGGCGGCCGCGTGGCTGGCAGCGTTCATCGACCGCGAGGGCCTGGGTGAGCTGCCGCTGCTCGACCTCGGCGGCGGGCTCGCCATCGCCTACGCCGACGGCGACACGGCGCCGGACATCCGCGAGGCGGTCGCGGCCGCCGCGGCCGGCGTGGCCGAGCAGCTGCGCAGCCGCGGTCTGCCGCTGCCGGAGCTGATCCTCGAGCCGGGCCGCTCGATCGCCGGCCCGTCCGGCGTCACGCTCTACACGGTCGGCGCGATCAAGCGCACGGCGGCGGGCGTGACCTACGCGGCGGTCGACGGCGGCATGGCCGACAACCCCCGTCCGGCGATGTACGGCGCCCGCTACCAGGCCTTCGCGGTCGACCGGGCCGGCGATGCGGCGGCGCACACGTACGCGATCGCCGGCAAGCACTGCGAGTCGGGCGATGTCCTGGTCGAGGCCGCCGCGCTGCCCGAGCTGCGGCCCGGCGACGTGATCGCGCTCGCGGCCACGGGCGCCTACACGGCGACGATGGCGTCGACGTACAACGGCCTGCCCCGGCCCGCGGCGGTCATGGTCGCCGACGGCGCCGAGCGCACCGTGGTCGCCCGCGAGACCGTCTCCGACCTGCTTGGGCGTGAACGCTACGAGGCGTAG
- a CDS encoding alkaline phosphatase family protein: MSNRVLVVGWDGADWEILDPLLAAGDLPNLAALAERGARGVARSVLPSHSWAAWPSFLTGVSPAGHGVFDILEHKPGQTRRMPVSSRSILAPTWPQRLSDAGRTVLLLNVPLTYPPQPVQGVVISGGVIPPKAVYSHPAEAGPELHWPINGGSWTTFRNRPLDLVADVEKVTTARAEAVRRLMDSNEWDVACAVFVSPDRIQHCLLEYVHPGHPDHARAAATPVADRVRDVYRLLDRELGTLVERTDESDTVVVMSDHGHQPCTRALNMNRVLEHLGYLHQGRGSALVSLLAWGRVRSIARVAYDKLGLHGKVAVPTAPIDWERTRAYTSVVSTGEGVSLALRGREPEGTVAPEDYDAARAELAAALEGFADPATGKHPILRAVPREQALEGAYLDRAPDLLLEAAPLYSLTHARQMVEQADWLSGDHRPEGVYVAAGPGAGPANGAEISLTDFAALISRAAGVEPDAGWSAAPEEEPVAVFSDEEQREVEERLRGLGYLE; this comes from the coding sequence ATGTCGAACCGTGTGCTCGTGGTCGGCTGGGATGGCGCCGACTGGGAAATCCTCGACCCGCTGCTTGCCGCCGGCGACCTCCCGAACCTGGCCGCGCTGGCCGAGCGGGGCGCCCGCGGCGTGGCCCGATCCGTGCTGCCGTCGCACTCGTGGGCGGCCTGGCCGTCGTTCCTGACCGGCGTCAGCCCGGCCGGGCACGGCGTCTTCGACATCCTCGAGCACAAGCCCGGCCAGACCCGGCGGATGCCGGTCTCGTCGCGCTCGATCCTGGCGCCGACCTGGCCGCAGCGGCTATCGGACGCCGGCCGCACCGTGCTGCTCCTGAACGTGCCGCTGACCTATCCTCCGCAACCCGTGCAGGGCGTCGTCATCTCCGGCGGCGTGATCCCGCCGAAGGCGGTCTACTCGCACCCGGCCGAGGCCGGGCCCGAGCTGCATTGGCCGATCAACGGCGGCTCGTGGACGACATTTCGCAACCGCCCGCTCGACCTCGTCGCCGACGTCGAGAAGGTGACGACGGCCCGGGCCGAGGCGGTGCGCCGGCTGATGGACTCGAACGAGTGGGACGTCGCCTGCGCCGTGTTCGTCTCGCCCGACCGCATCCAGCACTGCCTGCTCGAGTACGTGCACCCTGGCCACCCCGACCATGCCAGGGCGGCGGCGACCCCGGTGGCCGACCGCGTCCGCGACGTCTACCGGCTGCTCGACCGCGAGCTGGGCACGCTGGTCGAGCGCACCGACGAGTCCGACACCGTCGTCGTCATGTCCGACCACGGCCACCAGCCCTGCACGCGGGCGCTGAACATGAACCGCGTCCTCGAGCACCTCGGATACCTGCACCAGGGCCGCGGCTCGGCGCTCGTCAGCCTGCTGGCCTGGGGACGGGTGCGGTCGATCGCCCGCGTCGCCTACGACAAGCTCGGCCTGCACGGCAAGGTGGCCGTGCCCACGGCGCCGATCGACTGGGAGCGAACGCGGGCCTACACGAGCGTCGTCTCGACCGGCGAGGGCGTCTCGCTCGCGCTGCGGGGCCGCGAGCCGGAGGGGACGGTCGCGCCCGAGGACTACGACGCGGCCCGCGCCGAGCTGGCCGCCGCGCTCGAGGGCTTCGCCGACCCCGCCACCGGCAAGCACCCCATCCTGCGGGCGGTGCCCCGCGAGCAGGCGCTCGAGGGCGCCTACCTCGACCGCGCCCCCGACCTGCTGCTCGAGGCCGCGCCGCTCTATTCGCTGACCCACGCGCGGCAGATGGTCGAGCAGGCCGACTGGCTCTCGGGCGACCACCGGCCGGAGGGTGTCTACGTCGCGGCCGGGCCGGGCGCCGGGCCGGCGAACGGCGCCGAGATCTCGCTCACCGACTTTGCCGCCCTGATCTCGCGGGCGGCCGGCGTCGAGCCCGACGCCGGCTGGTCGGCCGCCCCGGAGGAGGAGCCGGTGGCGGTCTTCTCCGACGAGGAGCAGCGCGAGGTCGAGGAGCGCCTGCGCGGGCTGGGCTACCTCGAGTAG
- a CDS encoding oligosaccharide flippase family protein produces the protein MTDERTLLAGTGANVIGLAAGVVAAFGVQLLLGRSLPHGGLALVTVAVQFAFVAAAGARFGMDLASVRAVAIGAGTGDMTQLRSLVDRCAGIALAAGVVFGAIVAALSPLAGDRAGAIAVGAAALPLIATANVYLGATRGLKKMGPTLWVFWIGQPIAWIGLAAIAIALGGETKAAIAAYDLSWLGGLVVAWWMWRRLAAWPGGRPATRAEVSAVLRYGAPRAPSALLAQALFWGDLFVLTHYDSGRSLDAYAAAARISQLILLFLTSVNLVFSPFAADLHARGQRERLDALFKRATRWALAATLPLAIVLFVAAPQALQAFGPGYAVGSTPLRIMLVGQTVNVATGGVAFVLVMAGFTGLDLADNVLAAAVLLGLAIPLAAAEGPAGAAAASATALVLVNLVRLAQVYRRVGVQPFDAAYGRLALPAAGCLAAAWAARAVTDSHPWWVVAAATTAAGAIAYAVLLPAGLPAAERSAVASFTRRISNRPR, from the coding sequence GTGACCGACGAGCGCACCCTCCTGGCCGGGACGGGCGCGAACGTGATCGGCCTGGCGGCCGGCGTCGTGGCCGCCTTCGGCGTCCAGCTGCTGCTGGGGCGGTCGCTGCCCCACGGCGGCCTCGCACTCGTCACCGTCGCCGTCCAGTTCGCGTTCGTGGCCGCCGCCGGGGCCCGCTTCGGCATGGATCTGGCCTCGGTGCGGGCGGTCGCGATCGGCGCCGGCACGGGCGACATGACGCAGCTGCGCAGCCTGGTCGACCGCTGTGCCGGCATCGCGCTCGCCGCCGGCGTTGTGTTCGGCGCGATCGTGGCGGCGCTCTCGCCGCTGGCCGGCGACCGGGCCGGGGCGATCGCCGTCGGCGCCGCCGCGCTCCCGCTGATCGCGACCGCGAACGTCTACCTGGGCGCCACCCGTGGCCTCAAGAAGATGGGGCCGACGCTGTGGGTGTTCTGGATCGGCCAGCCCATCGCGTGGATCGGCCTGGCCGCGATTGCGATCGCGCTCGGCGGCGAGACGAAGGCGGCCATCGCGGCCTACGACCTCTCCTGGCTGGGCGGCCTGGTCGTGGCCTGGTGGATGTGGCGGCGGCTGGCGGCCTGGCCCGGGGGCCGGCCGGCGACGCGCGCCGAGGTGTCGGCCGTCCTGCGCTACGGCGCGCCGAGGGCGCCGTCGGCGCTGCTGGCGCAGGCGCTCTTCTGGGGCGACCTCTTCGTGCTCACCCACTACGACTCGGGCCGCAGCCTCGACGCCTACGCCGCCGCCGCGCGGATCTCGCAGCTGATCCTGCTCTTCCTCACCTCCGTGAACCTCGTCTTCTCGCCGTTCGCGGCCGACCTGCACGCACGCGGCCAGCGCGAGCGGCTCGACGCGCTCTTCAAACGCGCCACCCGCTGGGCGCTGGCGGCGACGCTGCCACTGGCGATCGTGCTCTTCGTGGCCGCGCCGCAGGCGCTCCAGGCCTTCGGGCCAGGGTATGCCGTCGGGTCGACGCCGCTTCGGATCATGCTCGTGGGGCAGACGGTGAACGTCGCCACCGGCGGCGTCGCGTTCGTGCTCGTGATGGCCGGGTTCACCGGGCTCGACCTGGCCGACAACGTCCTCGCGGCGGCCGTGCTCCTCGGGCTTGCGATCCCGCTCGCCGCGGCGGAGGGGCCGGCCGGCGCCGCCGCCGCCTCCGCCACCGCCCTCGTGCTGGTCAACCTCGTCCGCCTGGCGCAGGTGTACCGCCGCGTCGGCGTCCAGCCGTTCGACGCCGCCTACGGCCGGCTCGCGCTCCCCGCGGCCGGCTGCCTGGCCGCCGCCTGGGCCGCCCGGGCCGTGACCGACTCGCACCCCTGGTGGGTGGTCGCGGCGGCGACGACCGCCGCCGGCGCGATCGCCTACGCCGTGCTGCTGCCCGCAGGCCTGCCGGCGGCGGAGCGGTCGGCCGTCGCGTCCTTCACGCGCAGGATCTCGAACCGGCCCAGGTGA